A window from Dysidea avara chromosome 2, odDysAvar1.4, whole genome shotgun sequence encodes these proteins:
- the LOC136247176 gene encoding uncharacterized protein isoform X1 — protein MNFSACWIVSSDIETDVFGVATDVPGLGIECHEFQVSLLRCIRHSVDGFKQVSSVDCSGIKGVNFQCLLDCVIRYRNKCFWCCDRCSRSQYHHADIQEIITIVGTIFSQVLM, from the exons atgaatttcag cgcctgctggattgtttcgtcagatatcgaaacagatgtctttggtgttgcgaccgatgttccag gtctcggtattgagtgtcatgaatttcag gtcagtctactcagatgtatcaggcatagtgttgatgggttcaaacaagtatccagtgtagactgtagtggcatcaagggtgttaatttccag tgcctgctggattgtgtcatcagatatcgaaacaagtgtttttggtgttgcgaccgatgttccag gtctcagtatcatcatgctgacatacaagaaatcatcactattgttggaactatttttagtcaagtcttgatgtga
- the LOC136247176 gene encoding uncharacterized protein isoform X2: MSLVLRPMFQVSVLSVMNFSYQLSLYTSDVNLQVSLLRCIRHSVDGFKQVSSVDCSGIKGVNFQCLLDCVIRYRNKCFWCCDRCSRSQYHHADIQEIITIVGTIFSQVLM; the protein is encoded by the exons atgtctttggtgttgcgaccgatgttccag gtctcggtattgagtgtcatgaatttcag ttatcaattatcactgtatactagtgatgtgaatttgcaggtcagtctactcagatgtatcaggcatagtgttgatgggttcaaacaagtatccagtgtagactgtagtggcatcaagggtgttaatttccag tgcctgctggattgtgtcatcagatatcgaaacaagtgtttttggtgttgcgaccgatgttccag gtctcagtatcatcatgctgacatacaagaaatcatcactattgttggaactatttttagtcaagtcttgatgtga